In Cellulomonas wangsupingiae, the genomic window AGATCATGCCGATCATCGGACCCGAGCGGGACATCATGGCCCCCGACATCGGCACCGACGAACGCACCATGGCCTGGGTCATGGACACGTACTCCGTCAACCACGGCTTCACGATCCCCGCGGTGACGACCGGCAAGCCGCTCGCCGTCGGAGGGTCGCTGGGACGCCCCACGGCCACGTCGCAGGGCGTGGTGCACACGGCACGCGCCGCTCTGCGGGCGGACGGCGTCGAGCTGTCCGAGGTGAGCGCCGCCGTCCAGGGCTTCGGCAAGGTCGGGTCTCACGCGGCCCGCCTGCTGCACGAGGCCGGTACCCGCGTGGTGGCCGTCAGCGACGAGCACGGCGGCGTGCGCCGCGACGACGGGCTCGACGTGCCGGCGCTCCTCGACCACGTGCAGCGCACGGGATCGGTGACCGGCCTGCCGGACGCGGACCCCGTCACCAACGCCGACCTGCTCGCCCTCGACGTCGACCTCCTCGTCCCGGCGGCCGTCGAGGGCGTCCTCGACGGTGAGACGGCGGCGCGCGTCAAGGCGCGCTGGGTCGTCGAGGGGGCGAACGGCCCCACGACCGGCGAGGGCGACCGCGTGCTCGCGGAGCGAGGCGTGGTCGTCGTGCCCGACATCCTCGCCAACGCGGGGGGTGTCGTCGTCTCCTACTTCGAGTGGGTGCAGGCGAACCAGGCGTACTGGTGGACCGAGGGCGAGATCGCCGAACGGCTGGAACAGCGCATGCTGGCCAGCCACGCGTCGGTCGCCGCCCTGGCGCACGCGGAGTCCGTCACGCTGCGCGAGGCGGCCATGACGATCGGCGTGCGGAGGGTGGCCGAGGCGCACCTCATCCGCGGGCTGTACCCCTGAGCGACCGGCCGGTCAGTGCAGCACGTGCGGCCCGGCGTCGACCGGTGGGTCGGCGGCGGGCCGCGCGGACGTGCGCACCAGCTCGGCCGTGCGGCCCGCCGGCGTCCGCACGCCGCACCCCTCGGGCCCGGGCGTGACGGTGCCGCCGTCCTGGAGGACGGCCAGGACGGAGCGCTCGGTCGCGGTCGCGTCGGCCGGTCCGGCCATGAGCGTCGCGACCACCGGACCGAAGGTCAGCGTGGAACCGTCGAGCCGCCACGTCCCCCGCACGCGGTTCACGCCCGCGTACCCGAAGACGACGCCGTCACCCTCGAAGGTCAGCCAGGGCGGGCCCTGCAGCCCCGCGGCGGGTTCGGCGCCGTCGATGCGCGCGACCTGCCAGGTCCCGTGCAGCCAGGGAGCGTCCGGGATGCCGCCCGTCAGGTCGGCGGTCGTCGGTTCGTCCTGCCCGTGCTCGCGCATGGTCGATCATGGCACCCGCCCCGGCGGTCCGCCCGCGGGGCGGACGACGACCGGGCCGCTCAGGCGCGCGGCAGGCGCTGCACCCAGTCGGCGAGCTCGACGCGCGGACCGGTGTAGAACGGCACCTCCTCGCGGACGTGCAGCCGCGCCTGCGTGGCGCGCAGGTCACGCATGAGGTCCACGATGCGGTGGAGCTCCGGGGCCTCGAACGCGAGCAGCCACTCGTAGTCACCGAGCGCGAACGACGCCACCGTGTTGGCGCGCACGTCGGCGTAGTCGCGCGCCGCGGCACCGTGCTCGTGCAGCATGCGGCGACGGTCCTCGTCGGGCAGCACGTACCAGTCGTACGACCGCACGAACGGGTAGACGCACAGGTAGTCGCCCGCGGGCTCGCCCGCCAGGAAGGCGGGGACGTGCGCGCGGTTGAACTCCGCCGGCCGGTGCAGGCCGACGACGGACCACACGGGGGTCAGGTGGGCGCCGAGGGCGCTGGCGCGCAGCCGGTGGTACGCGGCCTGCACCTGCTCGACGGTCTCGGCGTGCCACCACACCATGAGGTCGGCGTCGGCCCGCAGGCCCGCGACGTCGTACCACCCGCGCACGACCAGCCCGCCGTCGGCGGCGACGGCACGCTCGGCGTCCGCGACGACGGCGGCGCGCTCGGCGTCGTCGGCGGGCAGCGGGGTGTCGACGGCGAAGACGGACCACATCGTGTAGCGGATGCTCGCGTTCAGCGCGTCGGTCGGGGCGGGGACGGCCTGGGTGGTCACGGGCTCTCTCTCGGCTCGGGATGCGGGGCGGGGTGGGCGGGCGCGGTCAGGACCAGGGGTCCGTCGAGCACGCCGCCGGGCGGCCGGAGTCGACGCCGGCACGCATCCGGCAGCAGCCGGGGGCGCACACCGAGCGGAACGCGGGCAGGTCGCCGGCGGTCGCCTCGGCGGGGCGCGGCAGGCCGGCGGCGTCCGCGCGGGCGATCGCGGCGCGCTCCACGAGCAGGTCGACCAGGCCGCGGACGAACGCCTCGCGCACCCCGACGGAGTCCGCGCGCACGGCGGTCATGCCCAGCTCCTGCGCGGTCTCGAGCGCCTCGGTGTCCAGGTCGAAGGCGACCTCCATGTGGTCCGAGACGAAGCCGATCGGCGAGAGCACCACGGACGTCGTGCCCGCCGCGGCGAGCGTGCCGAGGTGGTCGTTGACGTCCGGCTCGAGCCACGGCTGGCTCGGCGGGCCGGAGCGCGAGCAGAACGCCAGGTCCCACTCCACCTCGCGGCCGAGGCGCTCCGCGACCGCCGCGGCGACGGTGCGCGCGACGTCGAGGTGCTGCTCGCGGTACGAGGCGCCGGCGACGACCGACGCCTCCTCCATCGTGTCGGGGATCGAGTGCGTCACGAAGACGAGGCGGGGCCAGGCCGCGTCGGCCGCGACACCCTGGTAGGCCTCCACGACCGCGTCGACGTTCGCCTGCACGAAGCCGGGGTGGTTGAAGTAGGACCGGACCTTGTCGACCGCCATCGGGTGGGTGCCCTCGGGCGCGCCGACCCGCGTGGCGAGGTCGCTCAGCGCGGTCCACAGGTTCTCGCGGTACTGCCGGCACCCGGAGTACGACGAGTACGCCGACGTCACGACCGCCACGACCCGCCGCGCGCCGGCGGCGTAGGCCTCCGCGAGCGCGTCCGTCGTGTACGGCGTCCAGTTGCGGTTGCCCCAGACCACCGGGACGTCGAGGCCCCGGCGCTCGAGCTCGGCCTGCAGCGCGGCCCGCAGCGCGAGGTTCTGCTCGTTGATCGGGCTGCGCCCGCCGAAGTGGTGGTAGTGCTCGGCGACCTCCGCCAGGCGCTCGTCCGGGATGTTCTTGCCCGCGGTGACGTTGCGCAGGAACGGCAGGACGTCGTCGGGGCCGTTCGGGCCGCCGAACGAGAACAGCAGGACGGCGTCGTACGGCGCGAGCCCGGCCGGGTCGCCCGGGGGGACGGAAGGCAGCTCGGTCGTGGGGGGAGTCACGGGAAGCACAGGACGATCATCGCACCGCACCCTGGTGGGCAGCGGAGGGCGGGAGGGGGTCCGCGACGTGATCTTGTCGCGACAGACCGTCACCTCGTCCGCCGGGCCCGCGCAGGAGCCCGCCGTCACCCTGTCGGGGCTCCCCCTCGGCGTGCGCCGACCCCGGTCCCGCTCTACGGTCGTGCTGGCGCAGCCCGCGCCCGCAGAGGAACCGGAGCCAGAGCGATGACCGAGCTGTGACGCGCGGCGGACGGCACGCCGCCCCCGAGCTGGCGCGCCGCTACGTGCTCGGGGACCAGCTCGGCCAGGGTGGCTCGGCGCAGGTCTTCCGGGCCGTCGACACCCGGCTCGACCGGCCGGTCGCCATCAAGGTGTTCCGCCTCGCCGACGCCGACACCGCCCAGGTGCGTCGGTACGCGCAGGAGGCGCGCGTGCTGGCCGACCTGTCCCACCCCTCCCTCGTGGCCCTGCTCGACGTGGGCGCCGACGTGGTCGCCGGGGTGGGGCCCGTGGCGTTCCTCGTCATGGAGCTCGTCGAGGGACGCACGCTGCGCGAGGTGGTGGCGGACGGCCCGCTCGACGCGGCGACGACGGCCGACGTCGGGTACCAGCTCGCGCAAGGGCTGGCGCACGCCCACCGCGCGGGCGTGGTGCACCGCGACGTGAAGCCGTCGAACGTGCTGGTCGCCGACACGACGCCGGCGTCCGGGCGCCGCGACGCCCCGGGGCTGCCGGTCGTCCTCGCGGACTTCGGCATCGCCGCCTCCGACGCGGCCCGCCACGCCCACCCCGACGACCGCGCCACGGCGGGCTACCAGAGCCCCGAGCAGGCCCTCGGCGAGCCCGCCGGCGCCGCGAGCGACGTGTACTCCCTGGGACTCGTGCTGCTCGAGTGCCTCACGGGGCGCCGCGCCTACCCGGGCGACCCGCTGACGGCGTCGCTCGCGCGGCTGCTGCACGGCCCGCAGATCGCCGACGACGTCGACCGCGAGTTCGCGGCGCTGCTGCGGGCGATGACGCGCACGGACCCGCTGCAGCGACCCACCATGGTCGCGGTCGCCGCGGAGCTGCGCGGCCTGCGCCGCCAGCGGCAGCGCGAGCAGCAGCGGGTGCAGCCCGTCCGCTGACGGACCGGCCCGCCCGCGCCCGTCAGGCGCTGTGACCCGCCATGGAGGAACGACCCGCGCACGGCTCGGCGTCCAGCGCGTCGGCGATCGTGTCGGCCCAGGCCGCCACGGCCTCCATGTCGCGGTGGTCGCCCTCGCGCGCCCGCCCACCGGCGATGATCGCGCGCTCGGTGAAGGACAGCACGGAGCGGTCGAGACGACCGCGGAAGCTGCGGTGACCGCGGGCGCCGATGCGCTCGCACAGCGCGGCGACCTCGAGCGGCGAGTTGGCGGAGTTGGCCGGCTGCGTCGCGAGGCCGGACGAGAACGTCCACACGGGCCGGGCGCGCAGCTCCTGCGCGCAGCGGTCGGCGAGGTCGCGGGCCGCGGGCAGCCAGTGGGCGGTGTAGACCGCCGAGCCCAGGACCACCGCGTCGTGCTGCGCCACGGTCGTGACGTCCTCGGGGGCACTCTGGTCGACCTCGTGGCCGCGGGCGCGCAACCTCTGCGCGACCACGTCGCCGATCTCCCACGTGCCCTGGTGGCGCGAGGCCACTGCCAGCAGGATGCGCATCGTTCCCCTCCTTCGCCGTCCGACCGGCGGGCCCGGCGCCCTCCGTCGGTCCATCGTCGTCGGGGTGGCTGCGGATGTCGTGGGCCGGAGGTCCCCGCAGGGGTCAGCCGTCGGGTGACTCCTGACGGTCCGGACCGGTGGGATCGGGCAGGTCACGCTGGGCGAGGCGCAGCCGTGTGCACAGGCGCTCGAGCGTCGTGAGCTCGTCGGGGCTCAGGGCGCCGCCGACCAGCGCGTCGATGGACCGCGCGTGGCGACGCCCGATCTCGCGCTGGCGGAGCGCGCCGGCGTCGGTCAGGTGCACCGCCTTGCCGCGCCGGTCACCCTCGACCGGCGCGCGCCGCACGAGCCCGTCCGCCTCGAGCCGGTCGACGAGGCGCGACAGGCTCGGCTGCGTCAGGAGGCTGGACTCGGCGAGCTCGCGCAGGCGCAGCGCGCGCTGCGGGGCACGCGACAGCGTGTACAGCACGTCGTACTCGTGGATCGAGCTGCCGCCCCACACGTCGTCGCGCGCGAACCGGCGCATGAGGGTGACCTGGGCGCGGAACAGCGCCTCCCAGGCGTCGACCGACGCCCGGACGTCGGAGCCGCCGGCAGCGGACGCGAGGCGTCCCGCGGCCGTGCGGTCCGCGCCGCCGTGGTCGCGGGGCGGGTCGGCGTCGTCGACCATCGCGGGACCACCTCCTCGCGCACCGGGTACGTCGGCGCCGCACCGGGCGACGCGCAGGCATCATGTCACCACGCCCCGCGCGGTCCGGCGCGCCGCCGGGCCCCGGCGCACGTCTACGCTGGGGCGATGAGCGAGACGGGCACGACGTACCTGCTGGTGGACGGCGAGAACATCGACGCCACGCTCGGCTCCTCGATCCTCGGCGGGCGGCCGACGCCGGACCAGCGCCCGCGCTGGGAGCGGGTGCTCAGCTTCGCGCAGCAGACCTGGCAGCAGCCGGTCAAGGGGCTGTTCTTCCTCAACGCGTCCAACGGCTCGCTGCCGATGTCCTTCGTGCAGGCGCTCACGGCCATCGGCTTCGTGCCGATCCCGCTGTCGGGCGAGACGTACGAGAAGGTCGTCGACATCGGCATCAAGCGCACGCTGGAGGCCATCGCGGGGCGCGACGGCGACGTGATGCTCGCCAGCCACGACGGCGACTTCGCCCCCGAGGTCGCCCAGCTCGTCGACGCGGGACGGCGCGTGGGGCTGCTGGCCTTCCGCGAGTTCACGAGCCAGTCGCTGGCGACGCTGACGACGCGCGGGCTGCAGACGTTCGACCTGGAGTCGGACGTCGCGGCGTTCAACGTGCAGCTGCCGCGCCTGCGGATCATCCCCCTGGAGGAGTTCGACCCGCTGCGCTACCTGTGAGCGCGCCGACGGCCGCGCCCCGGTGCGGGCGCGGCCGTCGGGCCGCCGGGGGTCGGCCGCTCAGCCCTCGCCGAAGCCCTGCGTGAGCGCCTCGTCGATCGTCGAGCGCACGTGGTCCGCGTGGTAGCCGTCGGGTGCCATGAACTCGATCCCGTGCGCCGTGCCGGACACCTCGGTGACGATCGACGTCTTGTCGTTGCGCACCACCAGCGCGCTGTCCGCCGCCGGTACCTGCGGGTCGTCGGTCGAGGAGAACACCTGCAGCGGGCCGGCGAACTGGTTGGCCTCCGCGCGGGCGTCCACCTCGCCGTAGGTGGCGGGCGGGCTCAGCGCGACGACGGCGACGGCACCGAGGTCGTCCGCGAGGCCGGCGGCGAGCGTGCCGCCGGCGGACGCGCCGACGAACGCGACGCCCTGGGCACCGGTCGCCCGGAGCAGGTCCAGCGTCGCCTGGAAGCCTGCCTCCCCCGACGTGCCCCAGTCGTACGTCGCGACGAGGTAGCCGGCGCCCGCCAGGCGCACCAGCTCGTCCGCCCACTGGCAGACGTCGCCGTCGACCTGGGGCGCGAACAGGACGGCACGCTCGCCGGCGCCGGCCCAGGCGACCTTCGTGGCGGACCCCGCCGCTCCGACGTCGGCGAAGGCGACGCCGTCCGAGAGGCACTCGGGAGGAGGCGCCGCCGCGATGGCGACCGGTGCGCTCTCCAGCATGGTCGGTGTGGGGGCGTCCGCCTGCGCCGCCTCGCCGGTCTGCGGTCCGGGCTCGGTGCCGGCGGAGCACGCGCCGAGGAGCGCCAGTGCCAGGATCGGCGCGGCGAGGGATCTGACCCGCCGGGAGGTGGGCGTCGGACGGGGGGGCACGGAGGCGTTGGGCTGGCGCACAAGCGATTCCTAGGCGGTGCCGGCGCCCGCGACAAGCGGATGCCGCAGGCCTAAACGTTTTTGGACGTCGTCCCCCGACGCCCGTGCCACCGGGCGGGCACCCGGGCACGCGAGGCCGGACGCGCTAGCGTGAGGTCATGCCGACGCTGTTCACCCGCATCATCGACGGCGAGCTCCCCGGTCGCTTCGTCTGGGCCGACGACCTCGCGGTCGTCGTGCTCACCATCGCGCCGATCACCGACGGTCACGCGCTGGTGATCCCCCGCGCCGAGGTCGAGCAGCTCACCGACGCACCCGACGACCTGCTCGCCCACCTGGCGACGGTCGCCAAGACCGTCGGGCGGGCGCAGCAGGCCGCGTGGGGCGCGCCGCGCGCGGCGCTGCTCGTCGCCGGGTTCGAGATCCCGCACCTGCACCTGCACGTGCTGCCCGCGTGGGACGAGTCGAGCCTCAGCTTCTCCCGTGCGCGCACCGACGTCCCCGCCGCGGAGCTCGACGCGGCGGCGACCCGCCTGCGCGACGCGCTGGTCGACGCCGGCCACGGTGCGCACGTGCCACCGGACGCGTCGTCGCCCCGGCTGTGAGGCACGCGGTGCGATGACCGCAGCGGGCCGGCACCTGCGGGCACCACGCTGAGCGGGACCTCCCGCCGCGCGGCGCTCCGCGAGCGCGTGGGGCTCGGGACGGACCTGCGGGTGGTCACCGTCGCGCCGGCGCTGCGCACGTTCCTCGCCACGGAGGCCGGCAGCGCGGTCGTCCTGCTCGTCACGACCCTCACCGCGCTGGTGTGGGCGAACTCGCCGTGGCGTGAGACCTACACGGCCCTGTGGCACACCACCGCCGGCGTCTTCGTCGGCGACGCACGCCTCGAGCTCGACCTGCAGCACTGGGTCAACGACCTGGCGATGGCGGTGTTCTTCGCCGTCGTCGGGCTCGAGATCAACCGGGAGGCGACCCGCGGCGAGCTGCGGGACCCCCGCGCGGTCGCCGTCCCGGCGCTGGGCGCCCTGGGCGGGCTGCTCGTCCCCGTGCTGATCTTCCTGGCCCTCAACGCCGGGACCGACGCCGCGCACGGGTGGGGCGTGGTCATGTCCACCGACACCGCGTTCCTCGTCGGCGTCCTCGCCCTGTTCGGGCCGCGCTGCCCCGACCGGCTGCGCCTGTTCCTGCTCACGCTCGCGATCGTCGACGACATCGGGGCGATCGCGGCCATGGCCGTGTTCTACACCGACGACGTCGACCTGCGGGCTCTCGTCGTCGCCGCCGTCCTCGTCGCCGTGCTCGTCGGGCTGCGCCGGCGCCGCGTGTGGCGCCTGGCGCCGTACGTGGGCGTCGGGGTCGCGCTGTGGGTCGCGGTGCTCGCCTCGGGCGTCCACGCGACGATCGCCGGGGTCCTCGTCGGGCTGCTGGTGCCCACGTCGCTGCCGCAGGACCGCCGCCGGCAGGAGGTCGCGGTGCGCGCCCGCCGGTTCCTGTCGGAGGGCGGCGCGGACCGCGGGCACGCCGCCGCGGTCGCGGGCCGGGCCGCGGTCGCCACCGGCGACCGGCTGCAGCGGGCGCTGCACCCGTGGAGCGCGTACGTCGTCGTGCCGCTGTTCGGGCTCGCCAACGCCGGGGTGCGGCTGGACGCCGCGACGCTCGCCGACGCCTTCGGCTCGCGGCTGACCGTCGGCACCGCGGTGGCACTCGTGGTCGGCAACGCGGTGGGCATCACGGGGGCGGCGACCCTCGCGCTGCGGCTGGGCCTGGGTGACCTGCCCGGGCGCGTGCGCTGGGGTCACCTCGTGGGCGGCGCGGTGCTCGCGGGCATCGGCTTCACGATCTCGCTGTTCATCGCGCAGCTCGCCTTCGACGACCCGGTGCTCCTCGAGCGCGCCAAGATCGGCGTGCTCGCGGGCTCGCTCGTCGCGGCCGTCGCCGGCTCGCTCCTGCTGCGCTGGCTGGGCGAGCGCCTGCCGCTGTGCACCCCGCCGCGCCTGCCGCCGACCCTGCCGCCTCTCCCCTGGCGCACGGCCGGGTGACGCCGCGGGGATCACACCGCCGGGTCGTCGGCTCCCCACGTGGCCAGACGCAGCGTGCGCGCGTCCGTCGCGAGGATCGCGCCGGCGTGCTCGCGCAGCGACGCGACCGTGTCGGCACCCGCCCGCACGAAGCGCCCGGACAGCGTGTCGAGGTCGCCGGCGGCGAAGCCCAGGACGAGGGCCGCGACGTCCTGCGGGGACGTCCACTGCGTCCGGTCGGCGTGGACGGGCATCGCCGCGGTCATGTCGGTGGCCACGACACCCGGCGCCAGGTCCAGGACCCGCAGGCCCGCGTCGCCGTACTGCCGGTGCAGCTGCGTGGTGAACCGCGCGAGCGCGCCCTTGCTGATCGCGTACCCCGTGTAGGACTCCATGGCGCGGTGGCCGGCCCCGGAGTTGATGTTGAGCACCCGCCCGCCGCCGCGCGCGAGCATGCCCGGCAGCACCGCGTGCGTGACCAGCAGCGGCCCCCGCACGTTCGTCTCCACGACGCGCCAGACGTCCTCGACGTCGTCGGCCGCGAACGGCAGCTCGGCTCGCTCGATGACGCCCGCGTTGTTGACGAGCAGGCCGATCCCGCCGTCCGTGGCCAGCCCTGCCTCGACACGGGCCACCGCGTCCGCGACGGCCGTCGCGTCCACGAGGTCCGCCGCCGCGACCGTCACCGGCGCACCGAGCGCGCGGGCCTCCTCGGCCACCTCCTCGAGCCGCTCACGGGTGCGCGCCACGAGGCCCAGCGCGTAGCCGTCGCGGGCCAGCGCCAGGGCGATCTCGCGGCCGATGCCGCGGCCGGCGCCCGTGACGAGCGCCGTGCGGGGGATGTCGGGTGTCGGGTGGGCCGGGGCGTCCGGCGAGGCGGCGGTCACCCGACCATCGTGACGCAGGACGCGCGCCGCCGCGCCCGGCGACCGCGGGGCGGCGCTCACGCCGCGTCGACGACCTCCCGCAGCGCCTCGAGCTC contains:
- a CDS encoding Glu/Leu/Phe/Val family dehydrogenase, which codes for MSDDASPPSAALPAATPALSSAPLATAQQQLARAVEILGYDAGLHEVLATPRRELRVAVPLRRDDGRVQVFTGYRVQHNISRGPGKGGLRYAPGVDVDEVRALAMWMTWKCAVVDVPYGGAKGGVTIDPHAHSASELERVTRRYTSEIMPIIGPERDIMAPDIGTDERTMAWVMDTYSVNHGFTIPAVTTGKPLAVGGSLGRPTATSQGVVHTARAALRADGVELSEVSAAVQGFGKVGSHAARLLHEAGTRVVAVSDEHGGVRRDDGLDVPALLDHVQRTGSVTGLPDADPVTNADLLALDVDLLVPAAVEGVLDGETAARVKARWVVEGANGPTTGEGDRVLAERGVVVVPDILANAGGVVVSYFEWVQANQAYWWTEGEIAERLEQRMLASHASVAALAHAESVTLREAAMTIGVRRVAEAHLIRGLYP
- a CDS encoding META domain-containing protein, producing the protein MREHGQDEPTTADLTGGIPDAPWLHGTWQVARIDGAEPAAGLQGPPWLTFEGDGVVFGYAGVNRVRGTWRLDGSTLTFGPVVATLMAGPADATATERSVLAVLQDGGTVTPGPEGCGVRTPAGRTAELVRTSARPAADPPVDAGPHVLH
- the hemQ gene encoding hydrogen peroxide-dependent heme synthase, with the protein product MTTQAVPAPTDALNASIRYTMWSVFAVDTPLPADDAERAAVVADAERAVAADGGLVVRGWYDVAGLRADADLMVWWHAETVEQVQAAYHRLRASALGAHLTPVWSVVGLHRPAEFNRAHVPAFLAGEPAGDYLCVYPFVRSYDWYVLPDEDRRRMLHEHGAAARDYADVRANTVASFALGDYEWLLAFEAPELHRIVDLMRDLRATQARLHVREEVPFYTGPRVELADWVQRLPRA
- a CDS encoding ferrochelatase, which codes for MTPPTTELPSVPPGDPAGLAPYDAVLLFSFGGPNGPDDVLPFLRNVTAGKNIPDERLAEVAEHYHHFGGRSPINEQNLALRAALQAELERRGLDVPVVWGNRNWTPYTTDALAEAYAAGARRVVAVVTSAYSSYSGCRQYRENLWTALSDLATRVGAPEGTHPMAVDKVRSYFNHPGFVQANVDAVVEAYQGVAADAAWPRLVFVTHSIPDTMEEASVVAGASYREQHLDVARTVAAAVAERLGREVEWDLAFCSRSGPPSQPWLEPDVNDHLGTLAAAGTTSVVLSPIGFVSDHMEVAFDLDTEALETAQELGMTAVRADSVGVREAFVRGLVDLLVERAAIARADAAGLPRPAEATAGDLPAFRSVCAPGCCRMRAGVDSGRPAACSTDPWS
- a CDS encoding serine/threonine-protein kinase, translated to MTRGGRHAAPELARRYVLGDQLGQGGSAQVFRAVDTRLDRPVAIKVFRLADADTAQVRRYAQEARVLADLSHPSLVALLDVGADVVAGVGPVAFLVMELVEGRTLREVVADGPLDAATTADVGYQLAQGLAHAHRAGVVHRDVKPSNVLVADTTPASGRRDAPGLPVVLADFGIAASDAARHAHPDDRATAGYQSPEQALGEPAGAASDVYSLGLVLLECLTGRRAYPGDPLTASLARLLHGPQIADDVDREFAALLRAMTRTDPLQRPTMVAVAAELRGLRRQRQREQQRVQPVR
- a CDS encoding flavodoxin domain-containing protein translates to MRILLAVASRHQGTWEIGDVVAQRLRARGHEVDQSAPEDVTTVAQHDAVVLGSAVYTAHWLPAARDLADRCAQELRARPVWTFSSGLATQPANSANSPLEVAALCERIGARGHRSFRGRLDRSVLSFTERAIIAGGRAREGDHRDMEAVAAWADTIADALDAEPCAGRSSMAGHSA
- a CDS encoding MarR family winged helix-turn-helix transcriptional regulator, which encodes MVDDADPPRDHGGADRTAAGRLASAAGGSDVRASVDAWEALFRAQVTLMRRFARDDVWGGSSIHEYDVLYTLSRAPQRALRLRELAESSLLTQPSLSRLVDRLEADGLVRRAPVEGDRRGKAVHLTDAGALRQREIGRRHARSIDALVGGALSPDELTTLERLCTRLRLAQRDLPDPTGPDRQESPDG
- a CDS encoding NYN domain-containing protein — encoded protein: MSETGTTYLLVDGENIDATLGSSILGGRPTPDQRPRWERVLSFAQQTWQQPVKGLFFLNASNGSLPMSFVQALTAIGFVPIPLSGETYEKVVDIGIKRTLEAIAGRDGDVMLASHDGDFAPEVAQLVDAGRRVGLLAFREFTSQSLATLTTRGLQTFDLESDVAAFNVQLPRLRIIPLEEFDPLRYL
- a CDS encoding alpha/beta hydrolase — its product is MPPRPTPTSRRVRSLAAPILALALLGACSAGTEPGPQTGEAAQADAPTPTMLESAPVAIAAAPPPECLSDGVAFADVGAAGSATKVAWAGAGERAVLFAPQVDGDVCQWADELVRLAGAGYLVATYDWGTSGEAGFQATLDLLRATGAQGVAFVGASAGGTLAAGLADDLGAVAVVALSPPATYGEVDARAEANQFAGPLQVFSSTDDPQVPAADSALVVRNDKTSIVTEVSGTAHGIEFMAPDGYHADHVRSTIDEALTQGFGEG
- a CDS encoding HIT family protein; translated protein: MPTLFTRIIDGELPGRFVWADDLAVVVLTIAPITDGHALVIPRAEVEQLTDAPDDLLAHLATVAKTVGRAQQAAWGAPRAALLVAGFEIPHLHLHVLPAWDESSLSFSRARTDVPAAELDAAATRLRDALVDAGHGAHVPPDASSPRL
- the nhaA gene encoding Na+/H+ antiporter NhaA, which encodes MVTVAPALRTFLATEAGSAVVLLVTTLTALVWANSPWRETYTALWHTTAGVFVGDARLELDLQHWVNDLAMAVFFAVVGLEINREATRGELRDPRAVAVPALGALGGLLVPVLIFLALNAGTDAAHGWGVVMSTDTAFLVGVLALFGPRCPDRLRLFLLTLAIVDDIGAIAAMAVFYTDDVDLRALVVAAVLVAVLVGLRRRRVWRLAPYVGVGVALWVAVLASGVHATIAGVLVGLLVPTSLPQDRRRQEVAVRARRFLSEGGADRGHAAAVAGRAAVATGDRLQRALHPWSAYVVVPLFGLANAGVRLDAATLADAFGSRLTVGTAVALVVGNAVGITGAATLALRLGLGDLPGRVRWGHLVGGAVLAGIGFTISLFIAQLAFDDPVLLERAKIGVLAGSLVAAVAGSLLLRWLGERLPLCTPPRLPPTLPPLPWRTAG
- a CDS encoding SDR family NAD(P)-dependent oxidoreductase — its product is MTAASPDAPAHPTPDIPRTALVTGAGRGIGREIALALARDGYALGLVARTRERLEEVAEEARALGAPVTVAAADLVDATAVADAVARVEAGLATDGGIGLLVNNAGVIERAELPFAADDVEDVWRVVETNVRGPLLVTHAVLPGMLARGGGRVLNINSGAGHRAMESYTGYAISKGALARFTTQLHRQYGDAGLRVLDLAPGVVATDMTAAMPVHADRTQWTSPQDVAALVLGFAAGDLDTLSGRFVRAGADTVASLREHAGAILATDARTLRLATWGADDPAV